CTAATTCCATGCTCTTGGCTGAattcagaaaaaagaaagactTGTATGAGGGAGGCTAACCTTGCCCATAAAATTTACTAGAGTAGAAGCAAACTTCTCTGGGTTGTTTCCTCGAACAAAATGTAACGATATCCTACTCATATCCTGCAAAGCAGCATTATATCAATATTGATTGTGCCAATGAATGATGAGATCCCACAAAAACAGGACATTAAACTACATCCCCCCTACCAACTATGTATATTATAAtggactaaaaataaaattgttttcaagggAACAAGTTAATCATCTCCAGTGGGGATACAGAAAAATGTGGAGTTGTAAAAAGtatttacaaacaaaatatcAGGACACATAtgtttcaaacattttttcaaatgcTAAAAAGTTTGACATAGACCAACTTCAAATGTAATGTTATACACAACCGAATCATCCTATTTCCATGAGAACCCTTCGCACTATTTTGGTGGATAACTTATTTTAGACAGCTCCACATTTATCACTCTTTCTTCTAAATAATATTTCTCAGTTTTGCATATAACACACACACTCACACAATCTATATACCTATATATATTAGGAATTCTTGTTTTCCTTCATTGTATAAATTGGGATCAAGGAAACATTCCATGAACATAAATCAGAAAAACAAGGGAAATAAAATGTAGAGCTTATAAATCAAAAACATGTGGCAGCAATCAGGTGCTCAAGTCTAAATTTTTGCTCACAAACCTACCAACTCAGGGGATTCAGAATATAAATATTCTGCTAGCATATCATGAATTTCAGGAGAGCCCTGCCTATGAAATCCAAATTCTGCAGACCACCTAAAAGACAAAAGAATTAAAAGCAGTTAGGGTGCATTTGCAGAGGCAAAGGGCAGTAGAATATCAACTCAGCTAGCATATCATTAAGTTTCAGAGATTGATTTTACGAGGTCCAAATCTTAAATAAGGAACATAAAATGCACATAGTTCTGTGCATGCATGTTCAAACATATATGAATATTGTGATAGCAGAGTTTAATTATGACATGTAGGCTGCCCACCGTTTGGTGGTTGAGGAGTATCTAACCCAACCCACCCCTACTCCCCACAGAACCCTGAAGATACACAAGGCACCATATACTCAATGCTTTAACACCTGCCAAACTGAAAGGGATTCAGGGGGTTTGTTATGAAACCAGCATGCTCTGATGATGAGCCTAGCCTCCTGTCACCAAGCTATTTGGATGGTTCTTGGCTCAGTGGCTAGTTTTGGAGGGCTTCAATCAGATTGAGAGGAAAGGAGAAGCAATTTTTGTCCCTTGCACAAGTGTCAATCCTGGCATCGTACAGGTTGTATGGGCCTGACTTGTCAACTCTGCTACCGAACATGCATGTAGCCATGGGCCTGGTGCTTAGAACCTGCACATTGCAACTGACTACTGATGGTCACCTAGTTTGCTAGCATTCTCCCAACCACTATATAAGGCCTAAATGGCTGCAACTCACTACAAAATTTTAATCCCACCATAAGTAATCTCTTAGACTCGCCAGTATCCCTCAAGATTCCAAGCCCTATGGATCCACTACCAACAACTCCAAGCACAGTTTTCCTCTAAACCCACTTCACTCACCTCTTGGTAACTCCCCATCAATGCAAGTAACCTTCTAAGTATAAGCACCCACTATAAACAAATATAGACACATGTGCATGcacatgtattaaaaaaatgaacaaataaaaaagatgcAGTATTACTTGCCATAAAAGCATTATGCCCCTTCTACATCATGATCACATTCCATAAAAGTAATATGCAACCACCATAACCTTCCACATTTATATTAGAACAAATGCAATTTGACTTTAGACCAGACAAGAAGTTGCCTCATTTTGATATTACAAACCTACAGCAGAAAACCCACCAAATAAATTCCTATTGTTAAATTTTACAGGAGACGGACAGCAATATAACTTGGACAAagctaacaaaatataaggaatgataatataatataatataatataatatgcgTTTTCCTCTCTGTGTGTAACACCGTGAAGAACTTATTCAACGATGAAAATAAGGAGAGAACCGCTCACTTCATAGCAGCTTTCAAGAATGATGAACAGACTTCTACACGTGTTTTTGCAGCTCCAAGGGCTTCAGAAAGTTTTTGCATGTCATCATCATCCTCCAATTGTTGCGGCAcagaaatttgaggaaaatttttGTAGATTTTCCTGACACGATCTAACATAAATATTTTGTCATAATCTCAAtaacaaagagagaaaatttGGATACAACAAACAACTAAAAATGGTTATGGAGAACATATGAGGGCAATTAACAAACAACAGTCAGCAAACTGCTAAGTTCCCAAGTTTTTACTTGTATAGATGGTGCATCACTCTAAAGGATAAGGAAACAAATAAAAGACCATAGGGAAAAACAAGGATAAGTCAGCCTCCATCTCCTTACTTATATTTAGAGAACAAACACCACTCAacaatttgtatttttttggaaGGAAGCAAACTATGATACCTAGCACAAAACTATGAATGCCAATTCAATAACCAATTGGATCCTCACTATTGGATAGCCTTCCCAGGAAATAACAAAAGTGAGACAATATGATGAACCAGGCAAAAGCTTATCTTGAGAAAgcttccaaaaaaaaagaagaaacaggCATAATCCACATAGATATCATTGCACAATACCAATGAAAAATACTACTTGTAAAGATGCTTTCTGATCATTCCGCTTTTCGAAGACAAAACACCGAGAAAGATAGTGACATATGAAGGTTCAATTGCAGAGATGGAAAGACAAGTTGCAATATTTGGTTCCCTCATTTTCAATATATCATGCTCTGTGTGTTCCTACCAATTATTTTACCTCTTTGGCAGTGGGTGCATGCATTCCCTTCTAAGATAGGCATTTTCTCTATTGCCCACACACCTTGGTGCAAGCAAGTGCAACACTAGCAAGCTTtctctcaaaaacaaaaaacacttcatttcattcaatgaaagaaaaagtacaGAGGACGAGATTTCTTTCAAGAAGATACAAAATCTgattaaaagagaaaagaggTCCCAACAAGAACCAAGAAAACCAAGCATAGAAGTAGCTtctttaagaaagaaaaacactcCACTTCTTCTCATTGAATGAGACAAGTACAGAAAGGATGAGATATCCttcaagaagataaaaaaattgatagaaacAAAAAGGAGGTCCCGACAAGCaccaagaaaatcaaatgtagAAGTAGCAAAAGGATAATTCAAAAGAGAAGGAGCTCCCACACGAGGCCTAAAAACCAGTACAAAGATCAGGGTGGCAAAAACTAAGAGGGTACAGAGTGAACTACAAAATCCTATAAACTAGAAGCACCGCATAGTGAACTTGCTTGACAACATCACACAAATGGAACTCAGACCAAACTTTTATCAAAGGTTCTTCTATGCTCAATTTTTAAAGTCATGttcaatcattctttttttaactAGGAAACATAATTGCATTGATAATAGAGAAAAAGGATACATGAAGGATGAGAACGAACTGGTTCTCAATCATTAACACACTCCTAGTAAGTCTTTCTTGAAGTTGTGTTAGTTGCTTTACCACTGTCTTTTAGGCTTTGCccagtgtttttatttttatctagtGAAATTGACAGGACCATgcaatatttttcttgaaagttATCTATACTGTCATTTACTGAATATAAAACTCCAATGTTTAGTTCctggaaaaaggaagaaaaaaaaaagtgaaaatttgagaaagccATTCTAgttccagaaaaaaaaaatgataatgataataaataaataaacaaataattcaagAAAGAAAGCAATATAATTTGAAATCATAAGCATAGGActccaaaatatgaaaaaatgacaTTCTTCTGACAACTAACAAAACAAAGTTGAAAAATGGAAGAGAGCTGAGTTCTCAAaaatccttgttttttttcctttcaagatCAATCATACAAACAAAGATATTGAACAAACATTTaaataaacacacacacacaaactaCATCAGAAGAGAAGACTGACCAAGAGTGTTGTCATCATATGGAAATTTCCCTTTAACTAGTGTCTCTACAAATAATATAGCAAGCTCTGCCCCACAAGTGACCTGAAAATATTGTAAATGCAGTATATCAAGAGAGAGCATTTCAGAAGGAAATAAGGAGATCTAGAACAATTTCATGAAATATTTCTTTGGAGACAACTCAGTAATCAAAACTCACTTGAAAaagataaatcaatttattagtACCGACGAAAAGTAATACAAAAGAATTGAAGCAAGGTCAAAGCCAGTCATGCACAGGTCTATCTTTCAATATAAAAGATTGAGCTTTGGGCCAGAGCTACTCGAAATTTCACATATACCAAGCCTGACGTAGCTCATTTGAGGTCTACATCTAGCTGGTATAAAAATTGTATCTCAACTGACAGCAAGATATAATTAAACTTGGCAACAAGCTAGTAATTACCATGTAGATTTATAGTGGAatccataatatttttttcctccacAAATTAACATTAAAAAGATTTCAACTTTAAAAGCAGCCAGGGTCCTTATAGCCTGTGAATCTGGGACCCCAATCGACGATCCATTTCGATGAGACAAAACTTTGTGCCTTATATTGTTGTTGGTAATTATTTGAAttcaatattaataatttagcATCCAATCTGCAGCTAGTCAAACCAGGGTAACAAAATCAGGGGTACCCACATGTAGTCATCCAATTCCTTAATAGTCCGTATTGTAAATCAAACTTTCAAGTTCacataatccttttttttttttttgataggtataaTCCAACTGCTTTTCTTTTTgcgaagaaaggaaaaatatatgaagaaaaagataaaaataacttGGCATACTATAACAAGCATGCTATCTAGCAAGTAACATCATCTATTTTAACACATGTAAGCTTAGAGAGAAATTGCAAAAGGACCCAGGAACATTccaagaaaaagtaaaaaataggtATAGCATGGTTATTAGCAACTTCAACACAACCTCATTCAATAACATGGGAAATTTTTAACTACAAATAGTATAACCTGTCCTTTTTCCAACTGGATGCAAGCACCTGACTCAAGGATATCCAAGGCCTCATAGTACCTTTCAGCAGATGCATATCTGTGGTTATTCATATTTCATCAGCATGCACAAATTCAAAAACAATAGAGTCAGTTCAAATGATTGTGACAAATAAAGACCTCTCAAGAAAACAAATGTATAAAATTCTTTGAGCTCACATTATTTATCTGGCAATTTGCATTGGCTTTTTTTCATAAgcaagaatatattttaaaattctaaaaggaATTATGCACTAAGGTGCACAGGACATATACAATGCAATTCAAAAGGATTTGCCAAATAGCGAGGCAAACACACAAAACTAATCCCTCCCCTTAATTGTTGGCGATTAGCATTATTGCTACATTGACAACAGTATGTACAGGCATACCACATCTACTACGACTGTACATGGGCTGCAGCCCTACACATGCATTATCTTACTTAAGTGATAGAGAATTGTGATCcattttttgatagacaaataagcattatatatatatatattaaaaatgtcaatCAACAAGAGGTGATCATAATACACAAGAAGTAAACATGtgaggaaacaaaaagaaacaacCCTCAATTACAGCCCCAATCTAGAAATTAAAGTACAACCCCTCAATTAAATCTATTGAGGATCATCAACTAAAAAAGGAAATACCATATTTACCAACTACCAAGACTTCAGAATAATTCCCTACCCCcaataaaaagttattaaacagaaaatgaaatataagtagaaataaaaaggaaatagatAGTTAAGAAATATCACAACCAATACCTTGAACTAATTGACTTGTACATCTGTTGAGCTCCATAGTAATCACCATCATTCACAGTTTTCTCTAATTTATCAATATGCTGCATTTaacagacaaaaaaaaattgtaaggcGGCCAGAGATCTTCTTCCTAATCAGATAAAAACCACTATGACCAGAAACAAAACCTCAAAAAAAGGGAGTAACAAGAAAGTTCAGATAGTTCCATTACTTATAATAAACCCAAGACttgcctatgaaaaaaaaaaaagacccctAAGTTCAAACtagattattttaaattgaCAGGGTCTCCAAAACAATTGATATTAACTTTCAGCTTCAACATCCCCACATTTGATCTAAGCTCTGTTTCGTTTCTGGAAATCATAggaaaataagaggaaaaaaaaactaaaatttatatCGAGTTTAGCTTCATTTTCAGACaagaatttccaaatttatttaaaaaaattaaatgaacagAAAACAAAAGCCTTTTTTCAGCATCCCCAAGTAATATGCCACGCAATGAAGAAAACAGTTTGCAAAGATGATGAACAAACTTCCAATCCATGATCATTTACTTCGCATTTTGGATGACAACAAATACTTAAAAACAGAACAAAACTgaccctttatttttctttatttgtttccAATAAAAGTAACACTAAAAAAGGATGTAATAAGCCAAATTAGTCCTTTCCTCCtccttttcattttccctttttcataCTCAGAAGACTCTGGGGGAAGCAGACTAATCTCTGATTCCTGCCAATCACATCAATGCCCACAAACCTCGTGATCGAGTAAGCCCGAAAGAACTCAAAGAAACCAAAGTTAAAAAGTAAACAAGCTGACTCGCTTTATTCTCTTATGAAAGAAAGAGCAGAAAATGTaccccaacaaaaaaaaaacaaaaaaaatatcatttcgTGTTCTTCGCTTCCTTAATTTTCTGGGCAACCATACAGACGACTCCACGTTACTCGTTTACAAAAATGCATAACAAAAGTAACGAGAAGCCGACGAATTAACCAAATAGATAATGCAACCCAACAGTTTCAAATCTAAAAATCGCGATCAACAAATTGGggagaaaaaagaaacccaTTTATACAAACAGCGACAAATACCTCCTGAGCCGGAGGCAACGGGCCTTTCCTGGATCTCTGGCGCAACATGGCCTCGAATCGATATCGTCCTCGCCGATTCCAATAGTCTGTATTGCGAATTGAATTTCGTGAAACAGAAAAACGgatgaagacaaaaaaaacaagTGGAAAATTCAGTGAATGGAGAAATTAGGGGTTTTGGTGAcagaaaaaatggaggaaagcCGAGAATCTTAACTTGAAAGATGTAGTGGAAGTTGAAGTCACGTGTTTTGACAGGAAAGGAGGAGGTTCGAGAGCAGAGCTCGTGTGAGAGACGCCAGGGCTTTGAATATTAACAACCCCACCGCAAGCGTTACTCTACGGTTCACCCTCTACAATATATTCGGTTCCCCACGTGTTCATGGAGTGattcattattataatttatgtgTATAGGTGGGCGTGACTCACAAGGCTGGCAGTTCTCTCATCCAAAGTCTGCTTAGTAAGATTTTTTCAGTTTTAATTTGGACTTCAAAGTTGTTGGATCAACCCAACAGCCCAAGCCCAACACGACATTTTAGCCCTCCTCATTCCAGCTTTGCAAATAATTAGGCCGAGCGCATATCAATCGCAATGGGTTGGGTATGGGAGGTTTTTGACGGTTTAATGTTATTCCGCCCCTCCTTGCAGGGTCCGTTTACattgaaaatacaaatttttcCTTCACTATTTTGCATATTTCTTATCATGTCCTCTATATAAACCCTACATTCCCAGGCTCCATCCCACACCTTCATCCTCTCTCAATCTCTCACCCGGTGCAGGATTTTGTATGTCCTTGATCTCCATCGCTCGCTCCTTCAACCAAAACCAGGTAACAACACCTTAATCATCTACAGTGTTCTTTAGTTTCCGATTTATTTTCCCTTCTTCTCAAGCATATAAATGGGAGGGAAAactggagttgaaatgaggagcAAACAGTTTGACAATCAACAGAAAATTTTTCTGAATTATTGAGTTTCTATATTGTCGGTCATCACTTCGGTTAATTTTAACGGTAATATTAGCAGGTTAGAGGATGGTGGAAAGTCTTTGCAGTAAAGAAGATCGTCCTAATAAACCATTGAAGTTCTGAATGAACGTTTAgctatgtttgattgatttctTATAATTCTTAGTTTATACGATTGACCAAAAGAATAGaataaatctatagccccaTAAGAGATAACCCATTTGTTTAACAATTCAATGTGTACGCTTTAACTTCTTATGCATTTTTACCTAAAATCATGGCTATAAAAAGTCCACATTTTAATTTGACTACTTCCTGGAAAGAGTAAATTATTGCTCAATTTGCTCAATGTTTGAATAGTGTGTCAAAGCGACTCGAAGCTAGTAGAAAAAGTAATGTTGaatcagaaactaaagcaaagCCAGTTcataaataatcaatattttaCATACTGGATTAATAATTCTATCGAAAAATTAATCTATTGTGGTCTAAATTTGACGAAGGTTTATGACTCTAAgcaaaaaatcttatatttaaaaCTGTTTGATTTATGAATAGCTTAGTACGGTGCACAATGTAGCTACATCTTAATCTTGTTGTCCTTGAACTCAATTTCAGCATCAATGAGACACTGCAGTTGTTTTTCTGCTGGTAAAACGAAATCATGGCAGTTGTTTCTTAGGGCCACTTGCCTCATGTGAAGATTGCTGACGCTCTGATTTTCCTTTGAGTGCATTAAATAGCTTTAATTATGTTGAAATGGCATGAATAGTAAGATCTTCAGCATCCATATTGATTATATGACTTCCTTGTCTTGTTGTCGATAAGTCCCATGATGACAAATGGGGTCCAACTTCAACCAAAAACAGATTTTGACATTGTTTGGTTGCTTTGAAAATAAGAggaaatttgatggaaaaagtaaggaaaataaaggataaAAGAAAAGTTGCGTTGCCAACCTCTACTAGATTCTACACCTAACTGGATTAGCCTAAGCCTAATCTAACTCGAGCTGAGCTCAAATATTGATCCAGGTTTGAGCTCAGGTTGGGCTTGGTAGATTTACTGTACCTGGTTCCTTGGGCAGAACCAAAGTCCTCTAGATTGAATTATTAAAATCTGCTAGAACCAGAGTAAATCTTCAACCACTGCTCCAAGTTGCTGCCAATCCATCCCAAACTCGGACATAAGTAGCTTAGAAACCCTACCCTACATTTGGAGTCCATGAGAAAAGTggggaaaataaattaatgttagattatttggtttccaagaaaattaaTGGAAAGCTTAAATCAATTGAGCATAATGGTTGtcatagaaaattttcttttgactGGAGGTCTTGGTTTTCCCATGTTCCAAACAATGAAAGACCTAGGAGACAAAAACTTGATTTCAGATATCTTCCTTTATTTTCCAGTCACTGATTTTTACTTACAAGTTGTCTAAGAAATGTTGCTTATAGATCACGTTGTAACATAAAgatttaataatatgaaaatattttgaagttagTTTTGTTgcagttaatttaattttattactagGTATGTGATGGTGCAGTTTTGTGCTGCGGTACATAGTTATTGAAGTGGACGAGTTTGAGATCTTGTCTTGCCTACAAGACGAGGTTCGTCTTGTAGTAAACACGAACTTTTGTATTCACCAGAACACGAAAGTTCGTATCCAAGTAAATGTGCATATTCTTCATGTTATCAACCCACCAATGAGCATTGGACACAGAATGAGAAGTATTTGCATATAAGAAactgaataaagaaaaaggcATTTTTTAGAGACACAACAGTTATAACTTATAATTATATCACTGGATGATAGCACAATCTGCTCTTAATTTGAAAGTATGGGTGGTATGGTGATGAGGATTCGTGTGTTTGCTTGCGGTTAAAAGTATTTCAATCTTACTTTTAGTTGTTTGTTTCCTGCATAATGCCATATTTTAGTAGGAAATGTTGATGTGATGCTAGTGCTTGGATTTataattcattataaaaaaatttattagcaAAATTTATGTGTGGGcgtgtttttttattaaattggatgTTTAGAATCTTAagactcttcttttttttcttttatttggttcTTTAGATGGGATAGTACTTAGCTTTCTGCTTCAAAATGCAGGGAATGTACTTCAAAATTTGTAAACCAAAGAATTGATAAgctgtaattttatttgtcttGGTTTAGCTATGTCCTCCATGGGTGGCTAAGCCTTTTACTTGTTTGATGAGTAATTTGAGTTTCATTAATGGAACCACATGATCAACATAAGTCTCTTAAGAGCCCTTGTCATGCCACATGGTCAAAATTTCTGGCACAATGCACATTTCGACACAAGTGTATGATTTGCTATGCCCAAATCAGTGTAATGTTGGCCCCCTGTTTTTGCGTCTTATCAATTCAAGTTGTCTtcgtctatcaaaaaaaaaataaaaaaaaatcagtgtAATGTTGGAGACTTTGGATCTCTCTCTATCTGTGTGCTGTTTGTGCATGTGCCTGTTTGAGAACAAATCTGGTCATTGGCTTAGCTATTATGAATGTCTACTCTCTTGTTTACTCTATTCTGTTGCTTCCCAGACCTTAGAGATCCAATTTTGAAGACTTCTTTATTTGTATCATTTCCTATGAATAGTTGAGAACCAGTGTTATTTATCACCAATTTTGCAAATTCTCATATGAGATCTGTGAGTAATGTACGTGTGCATTTTACATGCCCCATTGCTAAAGGAGATTTCTCTAGCTGTAAGCTACATAACATCCTTTTAGAGATTTCTTCCATTATTTGCAAGCTattcttttgtctttttcctGATATCACATTATCTTTGTGATTCTAGACACTAGattttttattaggaaaaagattttgtttgttctgttttgtgtgtgtgtgtgtgtgtgtgtatagatatagatatacagaatttttttctttgtaccTGTTGGAACTCaaacctggaacctcccactTTTCTCACCCAAATCCCCTGTTTGCTAGCATAAAATCCTTGTCTCCTGAGCCAGGTTTAAAGGGATTAGGATATTAGATTACTTGCTCTAGTCCATTCTTTTAATCACGGCTAACTTCCAGTTTCTTCACCTGTGATGTGCAGTGGCCTTCAAGATTTTTCTATATTAGTTTTTCATCTGTAAACAATATtggagttttgtttttttttttcttttttttcactgAGTTTGTGAGAGGTGCTTCTGTTAAATACAAACTGCATTGCAGAAAAGGTGAAAAAGAGATAGATCAAGAGAAGGACAAACTGTGGAAATGGGTTCTGAAGCCTTGCAAGCTACTAAGGTATATCGCCAACTTCTCAAAGCTGTCAAGAATCACATTGGAAAGGAAGACCACAAAAGGCACTTCAGAGACCATATAACACAAGAGTTTCAGAAGAACCGTGGACTGCTGGACCTCTCATCTATTCAACAAAAATTAAAGGTTGCCCATGATTACACTTATCTGCTTAACAGTGTGCACCATCACAAGGTATTGCTCTCTTTCTTTCCTAAATTTTTATGTTCTGTTTTCATCTTGGTAACAAGAAGCAATTGGAAGAAAACTTGGATCAATTACCAAGTTTTgttgtttggtagtgattgaaaatcctaagaaagagaaaagaagatggAAATTAGGGGGAAATTCTAAACTCCAAAAAGTGAAAGCCCCCCTCATTTTTTGcttgaaagaaatgaagaaagttGGGGATGTAGTGGAGGAAAATTAATTGGGTTTAAACTTATACTTTATTTTCCTAtcctttttctatttcattttccttcataaaTTCTAAGAACCAAATAGAGCCTTAAAATTCTTGGGCATTGGACTTTGTTACTTACAAGGGGAGTATGCTATCTTATTAGATATTCTTTTCAACATGTGGATCTTTGATCAGATACTCTTAGATGGTTTAGTAGATTTGATTTCAGATTGCTGATTTTGCAAATGAGACCTGCATGATTTTGAAGTGAAATCTCATTCATTACATTATAACTCAGTTGAACTTAAAGTGAATACATTTGGTCCAAGTTTGATCCTTTGAGAATTCAATCTTAGGATATTCTCTTTACCACATTTGAGGTACATGTTGTAGTCTTATGGCATGATGGATAAAAAATTGCATCTGCTCTTTCAATATTGGCTGAAcagattaaaaaatttaagaattattgttatttgataaGCAAACTGGGCATCTATTAAAAGAGTGCCAAGGAAAGGGGCCATACCCTATCTATATGAGAAGAACACacacacaatatatatatatatatatatatatatatatatatatatatatttaacaagcAAGCAAAACAAGAAGAGAGTAACAAAAAACACTCCCACCCCTTACTAGCaacctaaccaatcaacaaactCTACCATAGACATAGACAACTCCTCAATGACCCCCTTTTACTTTCtccaaaaaattacaaataaaataggTTTTTTAGTTCTTGATCTGAAAGCTCCACATTGTCAAAAACCTtcaatttctctctttccaagtggtccaaaacaaaatcaaaggaGCAACTTTCCATGCTTTCTTCTGCCTCTTTCAGATAAAGGATCTATGTCAACTTAGAAGTATTGTTTACACTAAAGAATTTAGCACCATACTTTTCCAAATGAGGAGAAGACTAGCTGCCATAGGATTCTTTCTTTGGCATAATGATAGAGAGTTTAACAGATTCTTCCTCTCCTTTGCTCATAGAACATATATTCAGCAAAGTCCatcctttcctttttaactCATCCACAGTTGAAATTCGTTTCCAAACCACTtcctaggaaaaaaaaaagctcactTTTGTTGAAACCCatgaattcaaaataacatCCACAGAAGAAGACTATGATCTCGGTACCATCTAAGAGTAATAGAATTTAATTGAGAAGTTGCCACTCTTTGAAACCATCAAAGTCACCCTATGTTCATCACCCTTCTTTATTGATTTTCCTTGCATTCTCAAAAGGAACGTATCAACACCATATACATTCAATGAAGGGAAAGAAGTACTCAAAGGTGTATCAGTACACCATGTATCCTTACAAAATTTTACTCTCCTTTTGTTGCCCATAAAGAAATAGATTTTACTTTCGAAATCTCCATCTTCTCCTTATTGCCTTCCATTACCCTACCCCAAACCCCTATTCACCTCTAGAGAACATCATCTCCCCTCTTCTTTCCTGAATTTTCGTGTGATAACCTGCTCCCATAGAGGTTCCCTTGCCAATACA
This DNA window, taken from Vitis riparia cultivar Riparia Gloire de Montpellier isolate 1030 chromosome 13, EGFV_Vit.rip_1.0, whole genome shotgun sequence, encodes the following:
- the LOC117928768 gene encoding Golgi to ER traffic protein 4 homolog isoform X1, with the translated sequence MLRQRSRKGPLPPAQEHIDKLEKTVNDGDYYGAQQMYKSISSRYASAERYYEALDILESGACIQLEKGQVTCGAELAILFVETLVKGKFPYDDNTLDRVRKIYKNFPQISVPQQLEDDDDMQKLSEALGAAKTRVEVCSSFLKAAMKWSAEFGFHRQGSPEIHDMLAEYLYSESPELDMSRISLHFVRGNNPEKFASTLVNFMGKCYPGEDDLAIARAVLMYLSLGNLRDANYLMDEVKKQVESKELEYPESDLTEFIDYLLLTEVEIHPEKTYFLLSSLLKYLPWDELNKESNKRSTPCLKQNRNLGQTLHQISMSIVLSYSPKIGLLLNLPQLEGWKDLQVWPTSGLLTRLESWRPQLLDPLQHV
- the LOC117928602 gene encoding uncharacterized protein LOC117928602; its protein translation is MGSEALQATKVYRQLLKAVKNHIGKEDHKRHFRDHITQEFQKNRGLLDLSSIQQKLKVAHDYTYLLNSVHHHKELLLSYNIAVDRSDEMKRILGKSASSVGLQLPEVYQP
- the LOC117928768 gene encoding Golgi to ER traffic protein 4 homolog isoform X2, with protein sequence MLRQRSRKGPLPPAQEHIDKLEKTVNDGDYYGAQQMYKSISSRYASAERYYEALDILESGACIQLEKGQVTCGAELAILFVETLVKGKFPYDDNTLDRVRKIYKNFPQISVPQQLEDDDDMQKLSEALGAAKTRVEVCSSFLKAAMKWSAEFGFHRQGSPEIHDMLAEYLYSESPELDMSRISLHFVRGNNPEKFASTLVNFMGKCYPGEDDLAIARAVLMYLSLGNLRDANYLMDEVKKQVESKELEYPESDLTEFIDYLLLTLQRDALPLFNMLRQSYKSSIDREPAFNELLDEIAEKFYGVRRRNPMQGMFGDFFKLMA